The following proteins are encoded in a genomic region of Zea mays cultivar B73 chromosome 9, Zm-B73-REFERENCE-NAM-5.0, whole genome shotgun sequence:
- the LOC100280613 gene encoding Protein NOI4-like, with product MAEESGRPLPKFGDWDVNDPASADGFTVIFNKARDEKKGGNGQDTESPSKDTRTERVESYAAKPSTKKWFCCVTASPTQS from the exons ATGGCG GAGGAATCAGGCCGCCCCTTGCCAAAGTTTGGCGATTGGGATGTTAATGATCCAGCTTCCGCAGACGGATTCACTGTCATATTCAACAAAgccagagacgagaagaagggtggGAACGGACAAGACACTGAGTCACCTTCCAAGGACACCAGGACTGAGAGGGTGGAATCTTATGCTGCAAAGCCAAGCACG AAGAAATGGTTTTGTTGTGTGACAGCCAGCCCTACGCAATCCTGA